A region from the Peromyscus maniculatus bairdii isolate BWxNUB_F1_BW_parent chromosome 5, HU_Pman_BW_mat_3.1, whole genome shotgun sequence genome encodes:
- the LOC102906231 gene encoding acylcarnitine hydrolase-like, with amino-acid sequence MPLKLLHSWLNAVVFGLLLLLLHVQGQDSSEASPIRNTHTGQVRGSLIQVNDTKVGVHRFLGIPFAKPPIGQLRFAPPEAPEPWSGVRDGTSYPAICLQNVDMTNSEGLKKLKMTTPPISMSEDCLHLNIYTPAHAHEGSNLPVMVWIHGGALVVGMASMYDGSTLAAIEDVVVVTIQYRLGVLGFFSTGDQHARGNWGYLDQVAALHWVQHNIAYFGGNPDLVTIFGESAGGTSVSSHVVSPLSKGLFHRAIMQSGVAVLPGLVSSSSEAVYQTVANLSGCEAMNSEALVHCLRGKSEAEILVINKVFQVIPAVVDGEFLPRHPQELLASVDFHPVPSIIGVNNDEYGWIIPMVTGSAQTIKEITRKNLQDVLKNTAAQMMLPPECGDLLMEEYIEDTEDPQALQIQFTEMMGDFMFVIPALQVAHFQRSHAPVYFYEFQHRSSFFKDIKPPHVKADHGDEVPFVFGSFFWSAKFDLTEEEELLKRRMMKYWANFARHGNPNSEGLPYWPMLDHDEQYLQLDIKPAVGQALKARRLQFWTKTLPQKIQELKRSQNMHKEL; translated from the exons ATGCCACTGAAACTACTTCATAGCTGGCTGAATGCTGTGGTCTTTgggctcctgcttctcctcctccatgtgCAGG GTCAAGACTCATCAGAGGCCAGCCccatcagaaacacacacacaggccaggtCCGTGGCAGCCTCATCCAAGTGAATGACACCAAAGTTGGTGTCCACAGATTCCTGGGAATTCCCTTTGCCAAGCCACCTATAGGACAACTGCGCTTTGCACCCCCTGAAGCCCCTGAACCATGGAGTGGTGTAAGAGATGGGACCTCATATCCAGCCAT TTGTCTGCAAAATGTTGATATGACGAATTCAGAGGGCCTGAAAAAGCTAAAAATGACCACGCCTCCCATCTCTATGTCTGAGGACTGCCTGCATCTCAACATCTACACACCAGCTCATGCCCATGAGGGCTCTAACCTGCCT GTGATGGTGTGGATCCATGGTGGTGCACTCGTTGTAGGAATGGCTTCCATGTATGATGGATCCACTCTGGCAGCCATTGAGGATGTGGTGGTGGTCACTATCCAGTACCGCCTGGGTGTCCTGGGCTTCTTCAG CACTGGAGACCAGCATGCCAGAGGCAACTGGGGCTACCTGGACCAAGTAGCTGCCCTACACTGGGTCCAGCATAATATCGCCTACTTTGGAGGAAACCCTGACCTTGTCACCATTTTTGGTGAGTCAGCAGGTGGCACAAGTGTGTCTTCACATGTTGTGTCCCCATTGTCCAAAGGACTCTTCCACAGAGCCATCATGCAGAGTGGAGTAGCCGTGTTGCCTGGTCTCGTCTCCAGCTCCTCTGAGGCGGTTTATCAA ACGGTTGCCAACCTATCTGGATGTGAAGCCATGAACTCAGAGGCCCTGGTGCACTGTCTGAGAGGCAAAAGTGAAGCAGAGATTCTGGTCATTAACAAG GTCTTCCAGGTCATCCCTGCTGTGGTGGATGGGGAGTTCCTACCCAGGCATCCCCAAGAGTTGTTGGCTTCTGTGGATTTTCATCCTGTCCCCAGCATCATAGGTGTCAACAATGATGAGTATGGTTGGATCATTCCTATG gtcacGGGCTCTGCtcagacaataaaggaaataacGAGAAAGAACCTGCAGGATGTTCTGAAGAATACAGCAGCACAAATG AtgttgcctcctgagtgtggtgaCCTGCTAATGGAAGAGTACATAGAGGACACTGAGGATCCCCAAGCCCTCCAAATACAGTTCACCGAGATGATGGGAGACTTCATGTTTGTGATCCCTGCACTCCAAGTAGCACATTTTCAGC GTTCCCATGCTCCTGTCTACTTCTATGAGTTCCAACATCGATCCAGCTTCTTCAAGGATATCAAGCCACCCCACGTGAAGGCTGACCATGGTGATGAGGTTCCTTTTGTCTTTGGGTCCTTCTTCTGGAGTGCGAAAT TTGACCTCACTGAGGAGGAAGAGCTATTGAAGAGGAGAATGATGAAATACTGGGCCAATTTTGCAAGACATGG GAACCCCAACAGTGAGGGTCTACCCTACTGGCCCATGTTGGACCATGATGAGCAGTACCTGCAGTTGGACATCAAGCCTGCTGTTGGCCAagccctgaaggccagaaggctGCAGTTCTGGACCAAGACTCTGCCCCAGAAGATTCAGGAGCTAAAGAGATCTCAGAACATGCACAAAGAGCTCTAG